GCCGAGGAGCGGTGCGCGAGATGCCACGCGGGGACAGGTCACCGAGTCGACGCCGAGCGCCGTTGGTACGCCGGACCGCTCATGGAAGATTGCACCGGGTGTCATCGAGTCTCCGGGACCAACGTTGACGCGTGCTACGTGTGCCATCCTCCCGGCCTCACCCGGCAGCGCCCGGAAGACGAGAGAGCGACGGTGTTCACGGCGTCCCACGGCGCCGGTTGGCAGCGCGCGCACGGCATGGGCGACATGTCCGGGTGCACTACGTGCCATGTCCCCGCCGACTGCGCGAAATGCCACGGGATCCCTCTCCCGCACCAGCAGGGGTGGCAGCGCGTCCACGGCGACGGCCTGACCGAGCCGGTTCGCGAGCGGTGCTCGGCGTGTCACGATCCCCAGTGGTGCACCGATTGTCACGGGGTCGAGATGCCGCACGGCGACGGTTTCCTCCCAGCGCACGGGGGTCTTGCCGAGGGGCTCGAGGACGTGTGCTACCGATGTCACGTCGAAGCATCGTGCGCGCAGTGTCACTACAGCGCCGAGCACAACCAGACGCCCGGTGTCGACTATCACTTCGGGGCGGGTGATCCCCAGTGATTGACCAACTCATCGCCGACATCATTCTCCGCGTACGCAGCGGCTTGCTCGTCTTTCAGCAGCAGATTCCCCGGATAATCGAGGATCCTCGGGCTTATCCGAGAGAAGCGATGCTGCTGGCGGTTCTCGTGGTACTCGTCGGCGTATTCATCATCCTTGTGCTCTACGCCATGTGGGAAGCGTACCTCGATCAGCGGGAGCGCCGACGGCTTGGCGTTCGCGTGCGCAAGGTGCGGCGGTGGCGCGTGCCGGCGACCGCGTTCGTCGCTCTCGTTTTCGGCCTCTTCGTGGTATCGCTCGCGCCGATGGCGCCACAGGCCGGCAGCGCGTGCGGTGTGTGTCATGCCGTTCGGGGCGCCGTGGACAGCTGGAACGCGAGCGCTCACAATCGCACGTCGTGTTACGGGTGCCACGCCGCGCGCGGTCCGCTCGGCGCCATGGCCGCCTCGGCGGGAGGGGCCGTCCGGATCTTGAGCTCCGCCCAACGCGAGGGCCGAGTCTACGAGGGCTCGTGCCTGGCGTGTCATCGTTCGATAGTTGACAGCGTCGTTGGCGCGTCCGTCCGGATGCGCCACGCCGACGTGATTGAGGCGCGGATGTCGTGCATCGAGTGTCATGGCAATGTCGGTCACTACTCCGCTGATGAGACCTCCGAGCCGCGACTACAACGCAACCGGATGTCGCTGTGCCTAACGTGTCACGACGATGTGAAGGTCACCTCGGAGTGCGACACGTGCCATGAGGGCAGGCCCTTCGACATCGCCTCGGCGCCAGCGGGAACGATGGAGACGCCGATGGCGGTCACGTGCAGCGGGTGCCACTCGGACGTGACCCAGGCCGCGTGCGTTGAGTGTCACGGGCTCGAGATGCCGCATCCGCGACCGGAGTTCCTGAGAGTACACGCGGGGATGTCATACCGGCAGCCGTCGCTGTGCACGCGTTGCCATGAACTTGCCGAGTCGGCTCAAGATCAGGCGTGCGCGTGTCACGACCAGGATGTCAACATCCACGGCACGTACAGCGAGTGGTTTCCGAGTCATGGTCCCATCGCACGTCAGAACGGCCCTGGCGCGTGCATGTGCCACGATGACGGGCGGTCTTGCGGGAGGTGCCACGACGTGTACCCGTTTTAGGTTCTGAATTGTTGGAGATTTCACGAAGGTTTGCCGTTGCTGTTGTAGGCGGTACCTGGGATTGGTAGGATACGCGGCGGGGTATCACATCCGGCGCGATGATCAGCACTCCGTCATGCACTGGCCGTCTGAGCACGTGGAAGAGGTGGGAACGTTGGCACCTGCAGCGCCAAAGGTCCGTCGCGTATCAGGCGGTCCGAGCAAAGTGACGTACGGTCTTCTCGGCGTCGTGGCCGTGCTAATCGTCGTGGTGGGCGTCTTGCTTCTCGGCGGTGACCTGTTCAATCAAACACCGCAGAACGATCTCGAGCGCGACCACCGGATGCTGGTGGAGGCGCTAAGAGACAACCCGGACAATCCCGGGGTACTCATGACGCTTGCCGAGGTCGAGTACGAGATGGGCCGCAAGCGGGATGCGATGGACCGGGCCGCGCGCGCGTCTGAGGTGGCGAGCGCCACGCCGGGAATCAACGTCCGCTACGCGCAACTTCTCATGCTAGAGGAACGCTTCGAGGAGGCGGAGGCAGCGGCGAACAAGGAGATCGAAATCGCTGGGACCAGATCGGGTCACCCTTACTTCATCCTCGCGCAGGTCCTGCGCGCGCAAGGACGGCTCGACGAGGCGATTGCGCAGGTTGAGATCGCCATACGTATCGACTACTACGCGGCTGACATGAAGATCCTCTACGGCGACATGCTGGTCGAGGCTGATCGGAAAGACGAGGCGATCGATCAGTACAATGAGGCGCTGCGATACCTGCCGGACGACCCGCGCATCGTGAAGGCCCTTGAATCGCTCGGCGTCACGGTCGCACCCTCTGACGGGTCGAACCCGCACGCGCCGGTCGGTCCGAGCGAAGAAATGACGGTGCCTGTCGACGAGTTGATCGACGGACTTTTCGAGAATCAGCAGCCGTAGCGCACGCGCGCTTGAAAGGAGCACCCGTCACATGAGCTCGAACAAGCGTCTGGCGATAGTACTCGGGGTTATCTTGCTCCTCATTCTGGGCCTCGCTGTCTTCTATCTGTACCTGCAAGGCGGAGCGACCGAGCAAGGCGAGCAAGAGCACACAGCTGAGGACGGACTCATCCCCATCCGTTCGATCTACGCGTTTGGTGAGCGCAACATCCGTCTCCCCGTGGGCGTAGGGGCCGATGACAACGGGGGGTTCTTCGTCACCCTGCGCGACTCGGCCGCTGTGGTCGAGTTCGACCGGAGCGGTGACTACGTTCGTCACTGGGGAGAGCGCGGCACGCAGGCGGGTCAGTTCCTCGTGCCTCTGGGTGTGGCCGTAGACCGCCTGGCGGGCCACGTCTACGTGGTGGACCGGGGCCGTCTCCGGCTGATTTGCTTCAACGAGTCCGGGGAGTACCTCTGGGAGGTTCCTATCTTGCGCCCGATCTCGGTGACCGTCGCCGCGAACGGGGACGTCTATGTGACCGCCGAGGGGGAGATTCTCCGCTTTGACAGTGAAGGTCAACTATACGTTGATGGTTCGGTCGGCACACGGGGCAAACTGCCTGGCCAGTTCGACTACCCGCGCAACGTGGCGGTGGCCGAGGACGGTTCGGTATTTGTGGCCGACACCAACAACACCCGCATACAGCGCGTGCGGATGGAAGGACAGTTCACCGCGGCGGTGGATTGGGTGCGCGGTGAACCGCCGCGCTTCCAGGACGATCCTCAGGTCACCTACGTAGCGCCTTCCGGCATTGCGCTTTCAGCGGGCGACCGGCAGGTAGTGGTGATCGACGGGTTTGGCCATCGGATCGAGATGCTCAATCCCGCGACTGGCGAGACGCTCACTGACTTTGGCGGGGAGCGCCGCGGCGGTGGCGAGGGGATGTTTAACCTGCCCACCGGTATCACGCACATGTACGACGACTACTACGCTGTCACCGACACATACAACGACCGCGTGCAGATCATCCGCCTTCTTGCCCCCGATGACCGCGGGCCGTTCAGTATCTACCCGTGGCTGAAGTGGCTCCCGCTCCTCTTGCTTCTGCCGCTTCTTGGTCTGCTGGGCCGCAAGCGGGTCTTCGCGACGCGCGAGGCGCTTGCCAGGGCGGTCGAGGAGGGCGATATCCGGCTCATCGCGGGGGTGTTCCGCAAGATTCACGTGCTTCCCCTGGTCGCCGAGGAGTACGCGGACGTCACCGAAGGAGAGGTGCGTTTGGGTGACTACCTCGTGGTAGTTGAGCCGCCGAAGCGGGACGATACTCCCAGCGGAGGCGCGGACGTCCCGGATCCGCTCGCGCCTGAGGAGCGCGAGCTCCTCGAGGTGTCGCGCACGCGCGGCATGAGGCGCGCGCTCTTCCCACGCGTGCGCATCTTCTGCGGTGAGGCCAAACAGCTCGAGCGCTTCACCGAGGCGGGCGCGAAGGTCCTCGACTACGACGAGGTCAAAGGCGAGTACGTGGTCGCGGGCGAGGAGCCGGCGGCCAAGACGTAGGCTGCCGCGCGATGCGCGCTGAGCTGAATAGCTACAGTACGGAAGGCCCCGGGACCGTCGTCCCGGGGCCTTCTTACCGCCTGCCGTACACGCGCGTCGTCTGCCGCGCCGCGCCGTCTGGCATAAGGAAAAGCGATCAGCTTGATTTCAGGCAACGTCCGTTGACCGATTAGTGAAACGAATATCGAAATCGCGTTGAGTACGGTCATAGATGAGCGTATGCTGTACGCGTTCCATGCACCGCGATAGTGGGACGACACATGTCCTGAGCGGTGGATTCTCGTCAGGAGAGGAGGTGTGAACGATATGACGAACATTTGCACGATCTATTTCAGGGAGGTAAGGGAGGTACGTACTGTGAAGAGAGCACTCATGTTAGCCGTGCTCACGGCCGCTGTGCTTGCCATCGCGGCTTCTCCGGCGCTCGCCGAGGGCTACAACGATGGCGGTTGGAACTACACGTCGCAGGAGGGTACCGCGACGTATGGTCGCGATTCCGGCGTTTACGTGCGCAATCCCGTCGCCGGCACGGATCAGATCCAGACACCGTATTCCAAAGGTCCTCATGGGGGTTATACGACGACAACGAACAAGTGTCAGGACTGCCACTCGACCCACTACGCGCTCGGTAGCTACATGCTGCTTCGCGCCAACGACCGCGAGAACGCTTGTACGTTCTGTCACGCGGGCGGCGGCGGATCGTCCATCAACATCCAGATGGACAACGACTACGACGCGGATGGCGTCGTAGCCTCAGAGACGAATTACGCTAACGTTGGCCACACGCTTGGTTACAGCGGAAAGGCTCCAGTCGACATCCAGCCCGCGTTTGAAGACGCCGCTGGCCTGGCGTGTTTCAGCTGTCACTCTCCCCACGGCAACTCGGCTCGCACAATCGAGGTGCTCGCCAATCCGGGCGCTGCCATGGATGTGTGGATCGACCGTGGCGGCACCCCCATCGCGGGGGTCGCTGGTCCGCTCTACAACGGCGTTGTGACCGAGGTCTACACGGGCTCCGCAGGGGCTCAGAGAGTCTTCGGGACGAACATCGATGGAACCGTGAACGCGGCCCACGCGACCTACAAAAGCACGCTGCTCATAGACACGGGTCCGCTTGCCGGTTTCTACGACCTCAACAAGAGCTCGGCTTCACCGCCGACGTCTATTTGGGGACCATCTCCGTGGGCGAGCAACATCGTGTCCCGCGGCACGAGCGGCGCGGCGTTCGCCCGCCCGATCTTCGTGGATAATCGCTGGCTGCTGCTCAACAATCCAAACGTGAAGCGCGCCGATCGCGCCATCACGGTCTTTAGCTGGGAGCGTACTCGCGACGTAGCGACATCGATCCAGCCGTATCGCGGTGCCGTGCTCCAGCTTTCCGTTGGCGATGAGATCCCCAAGACGGTCATCCAGTTCCTGTTCCGGAAGTCGGACGGAACCGTCTACGCCGATGCGCGCGCGGATCGCACAGGTTCTGCGTCGTGGTATCGGGATCCGGACAAGATCTATCTCGAAGGTCACTGGACCCAGGCGCAGATCAACTCCGGTGCTGCCGACGGCGCGTGGATAGACATCCACGCCGATGGCGTGAACAAGCACTCCGCCGACAAGGACAATCCCATCGGCCCGGCTGACGTCAACCTTGGTCCGGATCAAGACATCGACCGCAACCAGGCGTACATGTGGTCGGACATGGGAGACGGCGGCGGCCGTGGCTTCGGCTCGGCTTCCGACTTCTGTCAGGCTTGTCACGCCGGCTCGGCGGGCTCGTCGACCCAAAAGGCGCTCGTGTATCTGTCTGACGCTGGCGGCTACGTAGAGGCGTACAGCCACGACGCGAACACTCGTCATTGAGCGCGTTCGATGCCCCTGAACCCGGGTGGTTCAGAAGGAACACCGGACGGCGCCGCTGACAACGAGGGTCCGCACTGCCGCAACTGCCACACCGGCGCCAACAGCTGCAACCAGTGCCATGGCACGAAAGCTGACGGCTCGCTTGCGTGGTACTACAGCGACCGCACCAACTTGTCGAGCAATCCGTACACCATTCACGGCAACGTGCAGGGCGCCGGAAACCCGTACCAGCCGCAGCAGTACGTGCACACCAGCGCTGTTGCGAACGTCAACGGCCAGTGCATCGACGGTGGTTTCAGCTTCCCGCACCGTACGCTCGGCGCGAACCTGCTCAAAGACGAGCTCTACGGCGTCGACTACGATGGCACGCCGGTCTCGGTGGGTGAGACCCGGAGCGTGCCAGGCTGGTTTGAGGCGTACAACTACGGAGTCGTGGACGCTTGGAACTGGCAGAGCCCGTACGCCACGGACTATCGCGAGGGAACGTACAGCGTTCTTAGCAGCGGTACGGGTAACACGTGGCAAAACGCTAACGCTCCGCGTCCGTACAGCGGCGCTCCCGCGTATCTTGGCGCTTCGACTCCGATCGAGGACGGCGCACTCGTCGAGAACCTCGACTCTGTGTGTATCGATTGCCACGGGGATGCGACGTTCTGGAACGGCGACGACACGCAGTACTACTACGAGAAGACGTATGAGGCTGGTGTCGTGAGCAAGGGTTGGGAACTCATGTGGAAGGGCCTGCCGTAAGGG
The nucleotide sequence above comes from Clostridiales bacterium. Encoded proteins:
- a CDS encoding tetratricopeptide repeat protein; this translates as MHWPSEHVEEVGTLAPAAPKVRRVSGGPSKVTYGLLGVVAVLIVVVGVLLLGGDLFNQTPQNDLERDHRMLVEALRDNPDNPGVLMTLAEVEYEMGRKRDAMDRAARASEVASATPGINVRYAQLLMLEERFEEAEAAANKEIEIAGTRSGHPYFILAQVLRAQGRLDEAIAQVEIAIRIDYYAADMKILYGDMLVEADRKDEAIDQYNEALRYLPDDPRIVKALESLGVTVAPSDGSNPHAPVGPSEEMTVPVDELIDGLFENQQP
- a CDS encoding NHL repeat-containing protein encodes the protein MSSNKRLAIVLGVILLLILGLAVFYLYLQGGATEQGEQEHTAEDGLIPIRSIYAFGERNIRLPVGVGADDNGGFFVTLRDSAAVVEFDRSGDYVRHWGERGTQAGQFLVPLGVAVDRLAGHVYVVDRGRLRLICFNESGEYLWEVPILRPISVTVAANGDVYVTAEGEILRFDSEGQLYVDGSVGTRGKLPGQFDYPRNVAVAEDGSVFVADTNNTRIQRVRMEGQFTAAVDWVRGEPPRFQDDPQVTYVAPSGIALSAGDRQVVVIDGFGHRIEMLNPATGETLTDFGGERRGGGEGMFNLPTGITHMYDDYYAVTDTYNDRVQIIRLLAPDDRGPFSIYPWLKWLPLLLLLPLLGLLGRKRVFATREALARAVEEGDIRLIAGVFRKIHVLPLVAEEYADVTEGEVRLGDYLVVVEPPKRDDTPSGGADVPDPLAPEERELLEVSRTRGMRRALFPRVRIFCGEAKQLERFTEAGAKVLDYDEVKGEYVVAGEEPAAKT